In one Yarrowia lipolytica chromosome 1A, complete sequence genomic region, the following are encoded:
- a CDS encoding uncharacterized protein (Compare to YALI0A08151g, highly similar to uniprot|P32529 Saccharomyces cerevisiae YJR063W DNA-directed RNA polymerase I 13.7 kDa polypeptide (EC 2.7.7.6), similar to Saccharomyces cerevisiae RPA12 (YJR063W); ancestral locus Anc_1.512) gives MSAVGSLIFCTDCGNLMDTQLNASKDLECDQCDASFPSANTTNLTVVTKSAPDAFPSALRSKRSVVKTSLAAGEADEGAIIKEKCPQCGHDEMQYHTLQLRSADEGATVFYTCTKCHYKFRTNN, from the exons ATGTCGGCAGTCGGATCTCTGATTTTTTGCACGGATTGCGGCAATCTCATGGACACTCAGCTCAACGCCAGCAAAGATCTCGAGTGTGATCAATGTGATGCTTCTTTCCCTTCAGCTA acaccaccAACCTCACAGTCGTGACCAAGTCCGCCCCCGACGCATTCCCCTCGGCCCTGCGGTCCAAACGATCCGTCGTCAAGACCTCTCTGGCCGCTGGAGAAGCCGACGAGGGagccatcatcaaggaAAAGTGTCCTCAGTGTGGCCACGACGAGATGCAGTACCATACTCTGCAGCTGCGATCTGCCGATGAAGGTGCCACCGTCTTCTACACCTGTACCAAGTGTCACTACAAGTTCCGAACCAATAATTAG
- a CDS encoding uncharacterized protein (Compare to YALI0A08019g, no similarity), protein MVKQIFIVRHTTRQDTVQSNWAETAEYGYNPPLADLGHSQATEAGRYIRSLMHQQPTRVMVHTSPFLRCVQTAAHIAEELIGCNPKIRMDAALGEWLTPDYFANSSPPPDDNHADLANQAVSALQRQSKLRLVENGWNITCLGDSGSMREFWSEMHLRFEHYLKRLNGFYSKHNRKIETLIIVTHGAGVSSLLTHFCGEPVLSEIRLGSISLVSRDEEADEAGSFASAGNNSKDSGSRSRAGSITNWAWLGPDQVEEKFSIGSWQLDLLNVAAGTTGAAHNGSVPGRSNVDGLAPPGSDMSMKRRTSSPAMFMLNTTFLGSAPPSTRTSRASSLLRPSGPPQILSVPEGVVTGDSASQKAWVAATTDSTSAAASSAAASSATASAAVSSPAAARTSGGSQLTPSASVPAMLDVESGSRRQEPSTISGSASRAPESSDAPSTPPSESPEGSPTTSPQFSSGTWLLGSNRW, encoded by the coding sequence ATGGTCAAACAGATCTTTATTGTGCGACACACCACTCGTCAGGACACGGTTCAGAGCAACTGGGCCGAAACGGCTGAATATGGATACAATCCTCCATTGGCTGATCTCGGACACTCGCAGGCCACAGAGGCGGGTCGCTACATCCGTTCCTTAATGCATCAACAGCCCACACGGGTCATGGTCCACACGTCGCCATTTCTACGATGTGTGCAAACAGCAGCCCATATTGCGGAGGAATTGATTGGATGCAATCCCAAGATCCGAATGGACGCGGCTCTAGGCGAATGGCTGACGCCCGACTACTTTGCCAACTCGagccctcctccagacgACAACCATGCCGACTTGGCCAACCAGGCTGTGTCTGCGCTGCAACGACAAAGTAAGTTACGACTGGTGGAGAACGGATGGAACATTACCTGTCTCGGAGACTCGGGCTCCATGCGCGAGTTCTGGTCGGAAATGCATCTGCGATTCGAGCATTATCTCAAACGTCTGAATGGCTTCTACTCTAAACACAACCGCAAGATTGAGACGCTCATCATCGTCACCCACGGCGCCGGAGTGTCTTCTCTGCTGACCCATTTCTGCGGCGAGCCCGTGCTCAGCGAAATCCGGCTCGGCAGCATTTCTCTCGTGTCACgcgacgaggaggctgaCGAGGCCGGCTCGTTTGCCAGTGCCGGCAACAATTCAAAGGACTCCGGGTCCCGATCACGTGCGGGGTCCATCACCAACTGGGCGTGGCTGGGCCCCGatcaggtggaggagaagtttAGCATTGGCTCTTGGCAGCTGGACCTCCTGAACGTTGCAGCCGGCACGACAGGTGCAGCTCACAACGGCAGTGTTCCTGGCAGGTCCAATGTTGATGGCTTGGCGCCCCCGGGCAGCGACATGTCCATGAAGCGTCGAACCTCTTCGCCAGCCATGTTTATGCTCAACACCACTTTCCTCGGCTCGGCTCCCCCCTCAACACGTACTTCGCGAGCCTCTTCTCTTTTGCGACCTAGCGGCCCTCCTCAGATTTTGTCGGTGCCCGAAGGAGTAGTTACTGGAGACAGCGCGTCGCAAAAGGCTTGGGTTGCTGCTACTACAGATTCTACTAGTGCTGcggcttcttctgctgcgGCTTCTTCTGCGACCGCCTCTGCTGCCGTTTCGTCTCCTGCAGCCGCTCGCACTAGCGGTGGGTCGCAGTTGACGCCTTCGGCTTCCGTGCCGGCAATGCTCGACGTTGAAAGCGGCAGCAGAAGACAGGAGCCGTCTACCATTAGTGGTTCTGCCTCTAGAGCCCCGGAGTCGTCAGACGCCCCTTCTACGCCGCCCAGCGAGTCTCCCGAAGGCTCGCCCACCACGTCTCCTCAGTTCTCGTCGGGCACGTGGCTGCTAGGCTCCAACCGTTGGTGA
- a CDS encoding uncharacterized protein (Compare to YALI0A08129g, similar to uniprot|P47120 Saccharomyces cerevisiae YJR070C Hypothetical 36.2 kDa protein in HAM1-PEM2 intergenic region, similar to Saccharomyces cerevisiae LIA1 (YJR070C); ancestral locus Anc_1.521), with product MATETLPELKKVLLNEDGQTALALRFRALFSLKDMGEKGDNGAIDVIAEGFKDDSELLKHELAYVLGQTKNFHAVKPLQGVLADTNQQAMVRHEAAEALGALGDKGSVAMLQEYFENDPLEVIRETCELALERIKWENSEAAKTETLQKSAYTSIDPAPPLPTDQAEGSDKATVEKLQKTLMDKSQSLFHRYRAMFRLRDIGTEDAVLALATGFDDSSALFRHEIAYVFGQMSDPASVPALIKVLGKTEEEGMVRHEAAEALGSIATDDVLPILKKFAEDKDQVVRESAIVALDMYEYENSNEVEYAH from the coding sequence ATGGCTACCGAAACTCTCCCCGAGCTGAAAAAAGTGCTGCTGAACGAAGACGGACAGACCGCGCTGGCCCTGCGGTTCCGAGCGCTGTTTtcgctcaaggacatgggTGAAAAGGGCGACAACGGCGCCATCGATGTGATTGCCGAGGGCTTCAAGGACGACtccgagctgctcaagcacGAGCTGGCCTACGTTCTGGGCCAGACCAAAAACTTCCACGCAGTCAAGCCTCTGCAGGGAGTGCTGGCCGACACCAACCAGCAGGCCATGGTGCGACACGAGGCTGCCGAGGCTCTGGGAGCTCTGGGAGACAAGGGCTCCGTGGCCATGCTGCAGGAGTACTTTGAGAACGACCCTCTGGAGGTGATTCGAGAGACGTGCGAGCTTGCACTGGAGCGAATCAAGTGGGAGAACTCggaggctgccaagacGGAGACTCTGCAAAAGTCTGCCTACACCTCCATTGaccctgctcctcctctgccCACCGACCAGGCCGAGGGCTCCGATAAGGCCACCGTGgagaagctgcagaagaCCCTGATGGACAAGTCGCAGAGCCTGTTCCACCGGTACAGAGCCATGTTCCGTCTGCGAGACATTGGAACCGAAGACGCTGTTCTGGCACTTGCTACCGGCTTCGATGACTCCTCTGCTCTTTTCCGACATGAGATTGCCTACGTGTTTGGCCAGATGAGCGATCCTGCCTCCGTTCCTGCTCTCATCAAGGTACTTGgcaagaccgaggaggagggaaTGGTCCGACACGAGGCCGCTGAGGCTCTGGGCTCCATTGCCACCGACGACGTGCTGcccattctcaagaagttTGCCGAGGACAAGGACCAGGTGGTCCGAGAGTCTGCCATTGTCGCTCTGgacatgtacgagtacgaaaACTCCAACGAGGTCGAGTACGCTCACTAG
- a CDS encoding uncharacterized protein (Compare to YALI0A08063g, weakly similar to uniprot|Q08831 Saccharomyces cerevisiae YOR359w VTS1 intracellular transporter, similar to Saccharomyces cerevisiae VTS1 (YOR359W); ancestral locus Anc_7.27), translating into MNIPRFMPGHVLHTSEDIPQSESPLAGRRTRPVSEAFSSSYRHSDLGGYPPYGLGGSATAGLGSLSAGMGNLNLGGTTPGLQHLGGGLANTATMDSEKWLQDLELYNAILEEMATVSLDKDFKDELSSIEQWFGVLSDGERTAALYALLQQTNPVQIRFFITVLQKFGNMDFDGSPIGNSFENGAPQQQQQTSAQPSPMGQGAMGQAMTGGLGGLGGLHPHQTTHSNLNPNAHNPIYAPVGTFPSTPSHKHTSSLSTEPIGSRRSMIATPEHDLNAQIANTTAMKLAALSTVSNRASLDDRSKRSSFHQHTNSQESTPTKPGTPGGSPAPGAHSLATPMKGHHQTSSSSSITQLSGASSASPATDIKLLRDVSAWLRALRLHKYTECFKDMEWQDIVQLDDAQLEEKGVNALGARRKMLKVFEQVRDAQKDGTLGGV; encoded by the coding sequence aTGAACATCCCCAGATTCATGCCGGGCCACGTGCTCCACACGTCCGAAGATATCCCCCAGAGCGAATCGCCTCTGGCGGGCCGACGAACGCGGCCCGTTTCGGAGGCCTTTTCTTCGTCCTACAGACACTCGGACCTCGGAGGGTACCCGCCGTATGGTCTGGGCGGCTCCGCCACGGCGGGACTGGGCTCTCTGAGCGCCGGAATGGGCAATCTGAACCTCGGTGGAACCACCCCGGGGCTCCAGCACCTGGGAGGCGGTCTCGCCAACACAGCAACCATGGACAGCGAAAAGTGGCTGCAGGACCTGGAGCTGTACAATGCGATTCTGGAGGAAATGGCCACTGTGTCGCTGGACAAGGACTTCAAGGACGAGCTGAGCTCCATTGAGCAGTGGTTTGGCGTTCTGTCGGACGGAGAACGGACCGCCGCCCTATACGCATTGCTCCAACAGACCAACCCCGTGCAGATTCGCTTCTTCATCACCGTGCTCCAAAAGTTTGGCAACATGGACTTTGACGGCTCTCCCATTGGCAACTCGTTCGAGAACGGAGCCcctcagcaacagcaacagaccTCGGCCCAGCCCTCCCCCATGGGCCAGGGAGCTATGGGCCAGGCCATGACCGGCGGTCTCGGAGGCCTCGGAGGTCTGCACCCCCACCAAACTACCCactccaacctcaaccCCAACGCCCACAACCCCATCTATGCTCCTGTCGGTACCTTCCCCTCTACCCCATCCCATAAACACACGTCGTCGCTGTCTACCGAGCCCATCGGGTCGCGAAGATCCATGATCGCTACCCCCGAACACGATCTCAACGCCCAGATTGCAAACACCACCGCCATGAAGCTGGCTGCTCTGAGTACCGTGTCCAACCGAGCCTCGCTAGACGATAGAAGCAAACGAAGCTCGTTCCACCAACACACAAACTCGCAGGAATCGACCCCCACAAAGCCAGGTACTCCGGGCGGCTCTCCCGCCCCCGGAGCCCACTCCCTGGCAACTCCAATGAAGGGCCATCATCAAACCtcgtcctcttcctccatTACACAGCTGTCTGGGGCATCCTCAGCCTCTCCAGCCACGGACATCAAACTGCTACGAGACGTGAGTGCATGGTTGAGAGCCCTGAGATTACACAAGTACACAGAGTGTTTCAAGGATATGGAGTGGCAAGATATTGTACAGTTGGATGATGCAcagctggaggaaaagGGTGTCAACGCCCTGGGTGCGAGAAGAAAGATGCTCAAGGTATTTGAGCAGGTCAGGGATGCACAGAAGGATGGTACCTTGGGCGGTGTTTGA
- a CDS encoding uncharacterized protein (Compare to YALI0A08077g, similar to Saccharomyces cerevisiae PPZ2 (YDR436W) and PPZ1 (YML016C); ancestral locus Anc_5.548, similar to Saccharomyces cerevisiae GLC7 (YER133W); ancestral locus Anc_8.159, highly similar to uniprot|P20654 Emericella nidulans serine-threonine protein phosphatase PP1) has product MADQKEVDLDSVIDRLLEVRGSRPGKQVQLMEHEIRYLCTKAREIFIQQPILLELEAPIKICGDIHGQYYDLLRLFEYGGFPPEANYLFLGDYVDRGKQSLETICLLLAYKIKYPENFFILRGNHECASINRIYGFYDECKRRYNIKLWKTFTDCFNCLPIAAIIDEKIFAMHGGLSPELNTMEQIRRVMRPTDIPDVGLLCDLLWSDPDKDITGWNENDRGVSFTFGPDVVLRFLQKHDMDLICRAHQVVEDGYEFFSKRHLVTLFSAPNYCGEFDNAGAMMSVDESLLCSFQILKPAEKKQKFVYSGMGGGRPVTPPRKQKKAGK; this is encoded by the exons ATGGCCGATCAGAAAGAAGTTGATCTCGACTCCGTCATCGACAGACTGCTCGAGGTCCGAGGCTCGCGTCCCGGCAAGCAGGTCCAGCTGATGGAGCACGAGATTCGATATCTTTGCACAAAGGCCCGAGAGATTTTCATCCAGCAGCCCATTCTGCTCGAGCTCGAGGCACCCATCAAG attTGTGGAGATATCCACGGCCAATACTACGACCTGCTGCGATTATTCGAATACGGTGGATTCCCACCGGAGGCTAACTACTTATTCCTCGGAGACTACGTGGACCGAGGCAAGCAGTCATTGGAGACCATTTGTCTGCTTCTGGCATACAAGATCAAGTACCCCGAAAACTTCTTTATTCTGCGTGGAAACCACGAGTGTGCATCTATCAACCGAATCTACGGCTTCTACGACGAGTGCAAGCGGCGATATAACAtcaagctgtggaagaCATTTACCGACTGCTTCAACTGCCTGCCGATAGCAGCAATCATCGACGAGAAGATTTTCGCCATGCATGGAGGTCTTTCTCCCGAGCTCAACACCATGGAGCAGATTCGTCGTGTGATGCGACCCACAGACATCCCCGACGTGGGTCTTCTGTGCGACCTGCTGTGGTCCGACCCCGACAAGGACATTACTGGCTGGAACGAAAACGACCGAGGTGTGTCATTCACCTTTGGTCCCGACGTTGTTCTGCGGTTCCTGCAAAAACACGACATGGATCTCATTTGCCGAGCACACCAGGTCGTTGAGGACGGTTACGagttcttctccaagcgACATCTTGTCACTCTCTTCTCGGCGCCCAACTACTGCGGTGAGTTTGACAATGCCGGAGCCATGATGTCTGTCGACGAGTCTCTTCTGTGTTCTTTCCAGATTCTCAAGCCagccgagaagaagcagaagttTGTCTACTCTGGCATGGGTGGTGGCCGGCCTGTGACTCCCCCTAGaaagcagaagaaggcagGCAAATAA
- a CDS encoding uncharacterized protein (Compare to YALI0A08041g, weakly similar to uniprot|P06776 Saccharomyces cerevisiae YOR360c PDE2 high affinity 3' 5'-cyclic- nucleotide phosphodiesterase, similar to Saccharomyces cerevisiae PDE2 (YOR360C); ancestral locus Anc_7.26) translates to MAMKYDGAIYLDPSLAPDNVLCQDRPSFFSWQSRTDTHSNKSTSTSTITKPTASITNNRSRFVPVGTGSNQGSLYENNSNDSNNVSKPISQELHEQNVAVLQDFANELVLTDSPKHVFDIIASTNKPERKTPSLLIAIDVTQYYTNHDDSAPHENGHSDAHHINHNHHSHNHKPPVSARSIISQIYIYFHHLPISIVAISRDGAVCDVQLYSSGVDFVGPNPLKREILEATVQEKSVFLQTMSHHVDRIKLRVGLSDNKRRQNLLRHLVIDGRNDLQLLLQFDHGFSYTEADLEAARERIADWDYDPFELSYDELVIMALVMFQYILSLPGLEPYRLEEPELVRFLIMMRDAYHHENPYHNFRHAIDVMQATFQFLIRLGCLPPPLFKRAPNCSMIPPIGPAVFTPAESLVVIIAAIGHDISHPGVTNAFLVSSHSPMAQVFNDKSVLESYHACVLNRVLNIFWPATQEPHLKKLIVESVLATDMAQHFNYVDRWNELSARCRSKGKGRCNEERGNLSPADRQLVGSMIMKCADVSNVTRRLDLAEKWGRVLQCEFSEVKDVETDCNVQTLPPNCGKNANLAQSQVSFLNIFAYPLFQQFSDAFPEFGYAFKTLQENKAVWESRLV, encoded by the coding sequence ATGGCGATGAAATACGACGGAGCCATCTACCTAGACCCCAGCTTGGCGCCAGATAATGTGCTGTGCCAGGACCGaccgtccttcttctcgtgGCAAAGCAGGACCGACACACACAGCAACAAaagcacaagcacaagcacaatCACAAAGCCCACCGCCAGCATCACAAACAACAGGTCGCGATTCGTGCCGGTGGGGACCGGCAGTAACCAGGGCAGCTTATACGAGAATAACAGCAACGACAGCAACAATGTTAGCAAGCCCATTTCGCAGGAGTTGCACGAACAGAATGTGGCCGTGCTGCAGGACTTTGCCAATGAACTTGTGCTCACGGACTCACCCAAGCATGTGTTTGACATTATCGCCAGCACCAACAAGCCCGAGCGAAAGACGCCGTCACTACTGATTGCCATCGACGTGACGCAGTACTACACCAACCACGACGACTCGGCACCGCATGAAAACGGCCACTCGGACGCACACCACATTAATCACAACCACCATAGCCACAACCACAAGCCACCAGTGTCAGCCCGGTCCATCATCTCGCAGATTTACATATACTTCCATCATCTGCCCATCTCCATCGTGGCCATCTCCCGAGATGGAGCCGTGTGCGACGTGCAGTTGTACTCTTCGGGAGTCGACTTTGTGGGTCCCAACCCCCTCAAGCgtgagattctggaggCTACTGTGCAGGAGAAGTCCGTCTTCCTGCAGACCATGTCGCATCATGTGGATCGAATCAAGCTACGGGTGGGTCTGTCGGATAACAAGAGACGACAAAACCTGCTGCGGCACCTCGTCATTGACGGCCGAAACGACCTGCAGTTGCTGCTTCAGTTCGACCATGGCTTTTCGTACACGGAAGCCGACCTGGAGGCTGCTCGAGAACGGATTGCTGACTGGGACTACGATCCCTTTGAGCTGTCGTACGATGAGCTGGTCATCATGGCGCTCGTCATGTTCCAGTATATCTTATCTCTTCCTGGCCTGGAACCCTACCGACTGGAAGAGCCCGAATTGGTGCGATTCCTCATCATGATGCGGGACGCATACCACCATGAAAACCCATACCACAACTTCCGTCACGCCATTGACGTGATGCAGGCCACTTTCCAGTTTCTCATTCGACTGGGATGtctgcctcctcctctaTTTAAACGGGCCCCCAATTGTTCCATGATTCCGCCTATCGGACCGGCCGTCTTCACCCCCGCAGAGTCGCTGGTGGTTATCATTGCAGCTATTGGCCACGACATAAGCCACCCTGGGGTGACTAACGCCTTCCTGGTGAGCTCGCATTCGCCCATGGCCCAGGTTTTCAACGACAAGTCGGTACTGGAGTCGTACCACGCCTGTGTGCTGAACCGGGTGCTTAACATTTTTTGGCCCGCTACCCAGGAGCCTCacctcaagaagctcattgtGGAGTCCGTTCTGGCCACCGACATGGCCCAGCATTTCAACTATGTCGACCGTTGGAACGAGCTCAGCGCACGGTGCCGAAGCAAGGGCAAGGGCCGGTGCAACGAGGAGCGCGGCAATCTGTCGCCAGCAGACCGGCAGCTGGTTGGCAGCATGATCATGAAGTGCGCGGACGTGAGCAACGTGACGCGACGACTGGATCTGGCAGAGAAATGGGGCCGGGTGCTGCAGTGCGAGTTCTCCGAGGTGAAGGACGTGGAGACAGACTGCAACGTGCAGACGCTGCCGCCTAACTGTGGCAAGAATGCGAACCTGGCGCAGTCGCAAGTGTCGTTTCTCAATATTTTTGCATATCCGCTGTTCCAACAGTTTTCTGACGCGTTCCCCGAGTTTGGGTACGCCTTCAAAACGCTACAGGAGAACAAGGCGGTGTGGGAAAGCAGACTTGTATAG
- a CDS encoding uncharacterized protein (Compare to YALI0A08107g, similar to uniprot|P40161 Saccharomyces cerevisiae YNL206c RTT106 similarity to structure-specific recognition proteins, similar to Saccharomyces cerevisiae RTT106 (YNL206C); ancestral locus Anc_2.45), with protein MYQPPRPFELPSDLAAGITSLYRENADAKVIIDSLVKLAYDSGKEQSELVHKKAKVDGPPATLSESIVSKLKIFLGINQVSVVLPIRKKLNVFIGADPRGKTWVWVSSKEDGSVDDMYPATDTADFRCVACLPVPDRSGTPLFNIVFVPGGAAQEVTTPPQPLVFSVPEEPAKKAFDGSLFLQGKDKNQFMYKDLILLGCQGISLPISVPDTEIFGEKFHVLAHKGAREGYLFFMQNEVIFGFKKPLLCMNTEDIESISFSTITRLTFNINIVLKSAPDVAMEFSLIDQSHYGEIAGFMERIAVKNESFDDKLKAKTFMKNQQPDNILAVAQNEAENEVPVAYDDEDEEDDENYTGESSASDGDADESDEEEAEEMEEQEREYDEELGDDEVEHDEDLG; from the coding sequence ATGTACCAGCCTCCGCGACCTTTTGAACTGCCATCGGACCTCGCAGCCGGCATCACGTCGCTGTACCGCGAAAATGCCGACGCCAAAGTCATCATAGACAGTCTCGTGAAGCTCGCTTACGACAGTGGTAAGGAGCAGTCGGAGCTGGTTcacaagaaggccaaggtggaTGGGCCGCCAGCTACGTTGTCCGAGAGCATAGTCAGCAAGCTGAAGATCTTTCTGGGCATCAATCAGGTGAGCGTGGTTTTACCGATCCGCAAGAAGCTCAACGTCTTCATTGGCGCCGACCCTCGAGGCAAGACGTGGGTGTGGGTGTCGTCCAAGGAAGACGGGTCAGTGGACGACATGTATCCTGCAACGGATACGGCCGACTTTCGGTGTGTGGCTTGTCTTCCTGTTCCCGATCGATCGGGAACGCCTCTGTTCaacattgtgtttgttcCAGGCGGAGCTGCCCAGGAAGTGaccactcctccacagccGCTGGTGTTTTCTGTGCCTGAGGAGCCTGCTAAGAAGGCATTTGACGGCTCGCTGTTTCTGCAGggcaaggacaagaaccagTTCATGTACAAGGACCTCATCTTGCTGGGATGTCAGGGCATCTCTTTGCCCATTTCGGTCCCCGACACGGAGATTTTCGGCGAAAAGTTCCACGTGCTTGCTCATAAGGGCGCGCGGGAGGGCTATTTGTTTTTCATGCAGAACGAGGTGATTTTCGGCTTCAAGAAGCCTCTCTTGTGCATGAACACGGAGGACATTGAGTCCATTTCCTTTTCAACCATCACCAGACTCACCTTCAACATCAATATTGTGCTCAAGAGCGCTCCCGATGTGGCTATGGAGTTTTCGCTGATTGACCAGAGCCACTACGGCGAGATTGCTGGCTTCATGGAGCGTATTGCTGTGAAGAACGAATCCTTTGACGATAAactcaaggccaagacaTTTATGAAGAACCAGCAGCCCGACAACATCCTGGCTGTTGCCCAGAATGAGGCAGAGAACGAGGTGCCTGTGGCTtacgacgatgaggacgaggaggacgacgaaaacTACACTGGAGAGTCGAGTGCGAGCGACGGAGATGCCGATGAGAgcgacgaggaagaggccgaagagatggaagagCAGGAGAGAGAGTATGACGAGGAGCTTGGagacgacgaggtggaGCATGATGAGGATTTGGGCTAG